The following coding sequences lie in one Methanopyrus sp. SNP6 genomic window:
- a CDS encoding cobaltochelatase subunit CobN: MLSTTPLPNADEVGKELGVQVHVHRIPKNPVSIGNLNWEEISKDVVSADVLVIQRMGTVPASFVRELSKRTLGAALDDLDVLAETLASTKRVVVVATSDPERALVVIRGRPVKSKVAVAAHIWLCLAAGDTRALVTFLLWLANPSFPTDAVEPPRTISRTVLSAYVPGTGWIDGIPRPDIVTFRSWLQRLARGEVKGTVVLFGYKRKLPSWVIDTLHGMNLSAFASHLPNDLVLVLAHGIDAVSPRRKAILRLTEALDGITRRYGVRTVAVFCESSFVKPFEILSELEKQGKRVEAVISVRAFTLNFPKPAEYAVIRLNVPMIQVVFPFTGDASMGLGEYVTNKSGPSLEWTYQVQLGSEMEGSFWYRVLWLNGKDDEPVLLPGTLDDLGRLIEHLLRLRLLPDREKRVALVVYCYPPGRSELGAAYLDVPRSLARILARLAGEGFDLGPGTGFFRELYVEYRESSQTARFLEDVFVAVFNALSSAIDPNDPRRSVLLLANVGPWARGELRRMFDLYEGGYGEWSLNVDGRDVEIEVRDGNVVIRFDGRSFVLCSVSRDQLIPAENVREWFEEDVVKRLNAYLDIVRRLDPDRYEAARATVEEMIEGFLRTWKSVTDNLGIMTDGHRYLVPALRFGNVAVVLQPVRGWSGSPELVYHSRELPPHWQYIATYEWLRKVFHADAVVYVGTHGTFEFLPGHDRGLTITDWTYLLLPDVPQAYFYIVSNPGEGTLAKYRGGSVIITYPSPPSGYFRDFHRYAELERLWSQYVSSSVYDETVRELIAEKILKKTRDLGILEDVVKSIFAERGESPPKDPESWVKRHLEEFLDGLHDYLLALRDEKVFYGLHVIGGNLPTGVAVDQAALLFAPKFAPYLAVTSGLIPKADLELFRRLADEDPDFYHEVKMRTYELLRSIVLRIWTDPFMRSVLLQWVELKDEGELKDDASLLSKADSILQQLKPSLLALYRSVLSEIGLLKTTDQYDQNIIKLIAEAFREFVHVYKSGEYELDSLINFLRGGHVPTGGFGEPLWNPKAYPTGRNGVTFNPYTLPTPEAWEIAKRLVDDMLARYYREHGRWPETVSVILFASHELTSGGLGIAEVLYLLGVEPVWDPDGGKVLGIRLIPISELKVKVDGRWINRPRIDVVALCTAVLDSIEPVVQLLAAAFRLVSRAEEPIEYNYRRKHYLELLRSGVPEPLAATGVFGEPPGDVQGTGVNRLVEMGWSELTEGLGVSKAGSVDERFSERIVRTFESRVAYAFSVLGNSSGPELRMEDLEGYEAAVRAVEIFRYLAGTIDVVIDQVVNAFNVIDVNDYYSWIGGIATYVRSIRGKEPTVFLTVARDPTTAHVQTLAERLAIEVRTELLSPSWWKALMSHGPDVGWHEVMKRVQNIVGIAVTMAQARPMVQTLLTEVASTVLSALERYRPTTPNGWAAVQSTLSWLVEAIRVGLWRPDRNTLEVLIRTWAGVTARYGPSTCHHTSPNPSTVPFVRNLAEYLGLNDVLNMIPKIVKAYRTLDNPRIASKIVNGIASSRVVTSRNSNNNVPEQSTRSVGNWITSVEITTTNVAKAIESWASRALVGRRNLSRSQRSMSTKSPLGIGLTVVGSNFKSMCKTVVSTVGEVFYGRIPSGGRVTTELTHELVRTRHAGGESTPGSNAVRRSNPVTMVRESFPAPSHKMIWEWVIGLLVTSLIVVIWFRWKFRGWNW; this comes from the coding sequence GTGCTGAGTACCACACCGCTACCGAACGCCGATGAAGTAGGTAAGGAGCTGGGAGTCCAAGTCCACGTTCATCGGATTCCGAAGAATCCGGTAAGCATTGGAAACTTAAACTGGGAGGAGATCTCGAAGGACGTTGTATCAGCAGATGTACTGGTGATCCAGCGTATGGGTACGGTTCCAGCGTCCTTCGTCCGAGAGTTGTCTAAGAGGACACTGGGGGCGGCCCTAGACGACCTCGACGTGCTGGCAGAAACCCTGGCTTCAACGAAGCGCGTGGTCGTGGTTGCGACGTCCGATCCGGAGCGCGCGTTGGTCGTCATCCGCGGTCGGCCCGTGAAGTCCAAGGTGGCCGTCGCGGCGCACATCTGGCTGTGTTTAGCGGCGGGAGATACGCGCGCCCTTGTGACGTTCCTACTATGGCTAGCGAATCCATCCTTCCCGACGGACGCCGTGGAACCGCCTAGGACGATCTCCAGGACTGTCCTCTCAGCTTACGTCCCTGGGACCGGATGGATAGATGGGATTCCACGCCCCGACATCGTGACCTTCCGGAGTTGGTTACAACGTCTGGCTCGCGGGGAAGTCAAGGGGACCGTGGTACTCTTCGGATACAAGCGGAAGTTACCGAGTTGGGTAATAGATACCCTTCATGGGATGAATCTGAGTGCGTTCGCGTCTCATCTTCCAAACGACCTAGTTCTGGTGCTCGCCCACGGGATCGACGCCGTTAGTCCTAGGAGGAAAGCGATCCTACGGCTCACGGAGGCGTTAGACGGCATCACGAGGAGGTACGGAGTCAGGACCGTCGCCGTCTTCTGCGAGTCGTCGTTCGTGAAACCCTTCGAGATACTTTCCGAGCTGGAAAAGCAGGGCAAGCGCGTGGAGGCCGTGATCAGTGTTCGTGCGTTCACACTGAACTTCCCGAAACCGGCAGAGTACGCCGTCATCAGGTTGAACGTACCGATGATTCAGGTGGTGTTCCCGTTCACCGGGGACGCCAGCATGGGGCTGGGGGAGTACGTGACCAATAAATCGGGACCCTCACTCGAGTGGACCTACCAGGTGCAGCTAGGTTCCGAGATGGAGGGGTCCTTCTGGTACCGTGTGTTGTGGTTGAACGGGAAGGACGATGAGCCAGTGCTGTTACCAGGGACACTGGACGATCTCGGGAGGCTGATCGAACACCTGCTCCGACTCAGGCTGCTGCCGGATCGTGAGAAGAGGGTAGCGCTCGTCGTTTATTGCTACCCCCCTGGACGCTCGGAGCTGGGAGCGGCGTATTTAGACGTCCCGAGAAGTCTCGCGCGGATCCTGGCCAGGCTGGCCGGCGAAGGTTTCGATCTGGGTCCAGGAACTGGGTTCTTTCGGGAACTCTACGTGGAGTACAGAGAGAGTTCGCAGACGGCACGGTTCCTCGAGGACGTGTTCGTCGCGGTGTTCAACGCGCTATCCTCAGCGATAGATCCTAACGATCCACGTCGGTCGGTGCTGCTGCTCGCTAACGTAGGGCCGTGGGCCAGGGGAGAGCTTCGACGGATGTTCGATCTGTACGAGGGAGGGTACGGTGAGTGGTCTCTAAACGTCGACGGACGTGATGTAGAAATCGAGGTGCGTGATGGAAATGTGGTGATAAGGTTCGACGGTCGCTCGTTCGTGCTATGCTCCGTCTCCCGTGACCAACTGATTCCGGCCGAAAACGTCCGAGAATGGTTCGAGGAAGACGTCGTAAAGCGGCTGAACGCGTACCTAGACATCGTCCGCAGGTTGGATCCCGATCGGTACGAAGCGGCCAGAGCTACCGTGGAGGAAATGATCGAGGGATTCCTGAGAACATGGAAGAGTGTGACCGACAATCTTGGAATCATGACGGATGGCCACCGGTACCTCGTCCCCGCCCTCAGGTTCGGCAATGTAGCGGTAGTCCTGCAGCCAGTCCGTGGTTGGTCGGGGAGTCCCGAGCTAGTGTACCACTCCCGGGAACTGCCTCCGCACTGGCAGTACATCGCCACGTACGAATGGCTACGTAAGGTCTTCCACGCGGACGCCGTAGTTTACGTGGGAACCCACGGCACTTTCGAGTTCCTTCCGGGTCACGACCGCGGGCTCACGATCACCGACTGGACGTACCTACTGCTCCCGGACGTTCCCCAGGCGTACTTCTACATCGTAAGTAACCCTGGCGAGGGGACGTTGGCTAAGTACCGAGGCGGGTCCGTTATCATCACTTATCCGTCACCACCGTCAGGATATTTCAGGGACTTCCACAGATACGCGGAGCTGGAGAGGTTGTGGTCGCAGTACGTGAGTTCCTCGGTGTACGACGAAACCGTGCGAGAACTCATTGCGGAGAAGATCCTGAAGAAGACGAGGGACCTGGGGATCCTCGAGGACGTTGTGAAGTCTATCTTCGCGGAGCGCGGGGAGAGTCCCCCGAAGGACCCTGAATCTTGGGTAAAAAGACACTTGGAGGAGTTCCTCGACGGCCTGCACGATTACCTGCTAGCACTTCGGGACGAGAAAGTGTTCTACGGTCTACACGTGATAGGAGGGAATCTCCCGACAGGAGTAGCAGTAGATCAAGCCGCGCTGCTTTTCGCTCCGAAATTCGCTCCCTACTTAGCGGTCACCTCGGGGTTGATCCCAAAGGCCGATCTCGAGCTGTTTCGGAGGTTGGCGGACGAGGATCCGGACTTTTATCATGAGGTCAAGATGAGGACGTACGAGCTTCTTCGATCGATCGTCCTCAGGATATGGACGGACCCATTCATGCGATCCGTTCTGTTGCAGTGGGTTGAACTCAAGGACGAGGGAGAGTTGAAAGATGACGCGTCATTACTGTCGAAAGCCGATAGTATACTGCAGCAGCTTAAACCTAGTTTGCTGGCATTGTATCGATCAGTTCTATCTGAAATAGGGCTACTAAAGACTACGGATCAGTACGACCAGAATATCATTAAACTCATAGCCGAGGCATTCAGAGAGTTCGTTCATGTGTACAAATCCGGTGAATATGAGCTCGACAGCCTGATCAACTTCTTGAGGGGCGGCCATGTCCCGACGGGAGGTTTCGGAGAACCTCTGTGGAATCCCAAAGCTTACCCGACCGGTAGGAACGGTGTAACGTTCAACCCGTATACCCTCCCAACGCCGGAGGCGTGGGAGATCGCGAAGCGCCTGGTAGACGACATGCTAGCCAGATACTACAGAGAACACGGCAGATGGCCCGAGACGGTTTCAGTGATCCTCTTCGCCTCACACGAGCTGACATCCGGCGGACTCGGTATAGCTGAAGTCCTGTACCTACTTGGTGTCGAACCCGTGTGGGACCCGGACGGTGGAAAGGTTTTGGGAATCAGGTTGATACCGATTAGCGAGTTGAAGGTGAAAGTCGACGGTAGGTGGATCAACAGGCCGAGGATAGATGTGGTGGCGCTGTGTACTGCTGTATTGGATTCTATCGAACCAGTAGTTCAGCTATTGGCGGCCGCGTTCCGGCTGGTCTCCAGAGCCGAAGAACCCATCGAGTACAATTACCGGAGGAAGCACTACTTAGAACTCCTGAGATCCGGGGTACCAGAGCCGTTGGCGGCCACTGGGGTGTTCGGGGAGCCCCCAGGTGACGTCCAGGGGACTGGTGTTAACAGGTTAGTGGAGATGGGCTGGTCCGAACTCACTGAGGGGTTGGGAGTATCGAAAGCGGGGTCGGTAGACGAAAGGTTCTCAGAGCGTATCGTGAGGACGTTCGAGTCCAGAGTGGCGTACGCCTTCTCAGTTCTAGGTAATTCGAGCGGACCTGAGCTGCGTATGGAGGATCTGGAAGGTTATGAGGCAGCCGTTAGGGCAGTGGAGATCTTCAGGTACCTGGCCGGCACTATTGACGTCGTTATCGATCAGGTAGTAAACGCGTTCAACGTGATAGACGTGAACGATTACTATTCGTGGATCGGCGGGATAGCTACGTACGTGAGGTCGATCCGAGGGAAGGAGCCGACGGTGTTTCTCACAGTCGCACGCGACCCGACCACCGCGCACGTCCAGACACTGGCGGAGCGACTGGCGATCGAAGTAAGAACGGAACTGTTGAGCCCTAGCTGGTGGAAGGCGTTGATGTCACACGGACCGGATGTGGGATGGCACGAAGTGATGAAGCGCGTCCAGAATATCGTCGGCATCGCGGTGACGATGGCTCAGGCCAGACCGATGGTTCAAACGCTGTTAACAGAAGTGGCGTCGACAGTACTTTCGGCTCTAGAACGATACAGGCCAACCACTCCGAACGGATGGGCCGCGGTACAGTCGACACTATCGTGGCTAGTGGAGGCGATACGTGTAGGTCTATGGAGACCTGACCGAAACACCCTTGAGGTCCTGATCAGGACTTGGGCTGGGGTTACGGCCCGATACGGTCCATCCACATGCCACCACACGAGTCCTAACCCGTCTACAGTGCCGTTCGTCCGAAATTTGGCGGAATACTTGGGTCTCAACGATGTCTTGAACATGATTCCGAAGATAGTCAAGGCATACCGCACACTGGACAATCCACGGATAGCTTCGAAGATTGTTAACGGGATAGCATCGTCGAGGGTAGTTACGTCTAGGAACTCCAATAATAATGTGCCAGAGCAGTCCACCAGAAGTGTGGGGAACTGGATCACCTCGGTGGAGATTACGACGACAAATGTGGCCAAAGCGATCGAAAGTTGGGCATCCCGAGCACTGGTAGGACGACGTAACCTGTCCAGATCACAACGGTCGATGTCCACTAAATCCCCACTAGGGATCGGTCTCACAGTGGTCGGATCGAACTTTAAGTCGATGTGCAAGACAGTGGTGTCGACGGTTGGTGAGGTCTTTTACGGTCGGATACCTTCCGGAGGAAGGGTTACGACCGAGCTCACTCACGAACTAGTGAGGACTAGACACGCGGGCGGAGAGTCCACTCCCGGGTCGAACGCCGTCAGGAGGTCGAACCCTGTGACCATGGTAAGGGAAAGCTTCCCGGCGCCATCACACAAGATGATATGGGAGTGGGTGATCGGATTACTCGTCACTTCCTTGATTGTGGTCATCTGGTTTAGGTGGAAGTTCCGTGGGTGGAATTGGTGA
- a CDS encoding prenyltransferase/squalene oxidase repeat-containing protein — translation MTALIVALMVPTSAYAVSWGEIIDKSVRFYFEIDKVRELGVPVKELKMVQEGDSLYWEGKFGRSKWETSGEVIYGNMSALSGIYLGLLSGEVTPKTWPKPERSRFEKGITTGLAKILSLQQEDGGWGWKVVLTEGKTRFPSGKGHVLRTSQVLVRVLIPALRLNIKNVNYDGTTYDVVEHARSAVRFLIDQQLEDGGYSANKEWSTTGDPLYTGWALRALCEAYRYRDLLKLDDATVQQVKEAIRRAVDWLLSHQEREGEHVGLWKMESSAIMGSSYAPPSEAQVVLALIDAYSISEELGLNKAELKESIDRALEAIVDWALKYKDISVVEFDGKKVLGWAYSSTRLESCGPYLGYTALIAATLKLARELGLGSRAVDKMKSVGVTLENEAEWVAHEWRETDGIGYFPYPNSEMFKYVTPSSQLFGLICAVAFSHPEVLLKRTTADVWKLVPKTKTSKVPVWPVLALLFARRRR, via the coding sequence ATGACGGCCCTTATCGTTGCCCTGATGGTGCCGACGTCCGCGTATGCGGTTAGTTGGGGAGAGATCATCGACAAATCGGTTAGGTTCTACTTCGAGATCGATAAGGTAAGGGAACTTGGTGTACCCGTTAAGGAGTTAAAAATGGTTCAGGAAGGCGATTCACTGTACTGGGAAGGTAAGTTCGGAAGATCTAAGTGGGAGACGTCAGGAGAGGTAATTTACGGCAACATGTCGGCCTTATCTGGGATATATCTTGGACTACTTAGCGGAGAAGTAACACCGAAGACGTGGCCCAAACCAGAACGATCTAGGTTTGAGAAAGGTATCACCACCGGACTAGCTAAGATTCTATCACTTCAACAAGAAGATGGTGGTTGGGGATGGAAAGTGGTTTTAACTGAAGGTAAAACTAGATTTCCATCTGGTAAGGGTCACGTCCTGCGTACTTCTCAGGTGTTAGTTCGAGTGTTAATACCGGCACTGAGGTTGAACATTAAGAACGTAAATTACGATGGTACTACCTACGACGTAGTTGAACACGCGCGTTCAGCTGTGAGGTTTCTGATCGACCAGCAGTTGGAAGACGGTGGATATAGCGCCAACAAAGAGTGGTCCACGACCGGAGATCCACTGTACACTGGATGGGCATTGCGTGCGCTGTGCGAGGCATACCGGTACAGGGACCTTCTTAAACTCGACGACGCGACCGTCCAACAGGTAAAAGAGGCGATCCGTAGGGCGGTTGACTGGTTACTCTCTCACCAGGAGAGAGAAGGTGAGCACGTCGGGCTGTGGAAGATGGAGTCTTCAGCCATCATGGGGTCCTCGTACGCACCACCTTCGGAAGCCCAGGTAGTGCTCGCGTTGATCGACGCTTACTCGATATCGGAGGAACTGGGGCTGAATAAGGCCGAGCTTAAGGAGTCGATAGACAGGGCGTTGGAGGCTATCGTGGACTGGGCGCTCAAATACAAGGACATTTCAGTAGTGGAGTTCGACGGGAAGAAGGTCTTAGGGTGGGCCTACTCGTCGACGCGACTGGAGAGTTGCGGTCCGTACCTCGGGTACACGGCCCTCATAGCGGCCACGCTGAAGTTGGCGCGGGAGTTAGGCCTTGGATCAAGAGCCGTAGATAAGATGAAATCAGTCGGAGTAACATTGGAGAACGAGGCGGAGTGGGTAGCTCACGAGTGGAGGGAGACTGACGGGATCGGATACTTCCCGTACCCGAACTCGGAGATGTTCAAGTACGTGACACCGTCGAGCCAGCTTTTCGGACTGATCTGCGCGGTGGCGTTCTCGCACCCCGAAGTGCTGTTGAAGCGCACTACGGCGGACGTCTGGAAGTTGGTGCCTAAAACGAAAACGTCGAAGGTTCCTGTGTGGCCGGTGTTGGCTTTGCTATTCGCACGACGACGCCGCTGA
- a CDS encoding mandelate racemase/muconate lactonizing enzyme family protein, with product MKPIETRRVTLNGAAGRVDGYVCRVYSSEGHYGTGFGFDPTVAHEIAVMDAEARSQGLPLAELLGGEPRTIESACSVHEIGKHGALREARDNLSVGYTVVRVRADSAGLSSVSALDFETVLLEFTDKPSERILEEVRSVSDAEIVVISPEEFDADVPTYVRVTSEGDIHGLSSAEGVALSVQEVGFLDVVLLGRKARELGFKIIVLTEVESAISVKAAAHVAGALEAEYCDLSGHLALYEDLESLGYAPEVELTGPGREVRVNHDPYELAEAP from the coding sequence TTGAAACCTATCGAGACTCGTCGTGTCACCTTAAACGGTGCCGCCGGTCGCGTCGACGGCTACGTGTGCCGAGTTTATTCATCGGAGGGTCATTATGGGACCGGTTTCGGGTTCGACCCGACCGTAGCCCACGAGATAGCCGTGATGGACGCCGAAGCCCGGTCCCAAGGCCTCCCGCTCGCGGAACTACTGGGAGGAGAACCGAGAACCATCGAGTCCGCGTGTTCTGTCCACGAGATCGGGAAGCACGGGGCACTTCGGGAGGCGCGTGACAACCTCTCCGTCGGGTACACCGTGGTCCGTGTACGCGCCGACTCGGCGGGGTTGTCCTCGGTGTCCGCTCTGGACTTCGAAACCGTACTTCTAGAGTTCACGGACAAACCTTCCGAGCGGATCCTCGAGGAAGTGCGGTCCGTGTCCGATGCGGAGATAGTCGTGATCTCGCCGGAGGAGTTCGATGCGGATGTTCCCACTTACGTCCGTGTGACGTCGGAAGGAGACATCCACGGGCTGAGCTCAGCCGAGGGGGTAGCCTTGAGCGTTCAAGAGGTGGGTTTCTTGGACGTGGTGCTGCTTGGACGCAAGGCTAGAGAGCTCGGGTTCAAGATCATCGTGTTAACGGAAGTGGAAAGTGCTATCTCCGTAAAGGCGGCGGCTCACGTGGCGGGCGCACTGGAGGCCGAATACTGCGACCTCTCAGGACATCTGGCCCTGTACGAAGATTTGGAATCCCTAGGGTACGCACCCGAGGTGGAGCTGACGGGTCCGGGACGGGAAGTCAGGGTGAATCATGATCCCTACGAGCTCGCGGAAGCTCCTTGA
- a CDS encoding Mur ligase family protein translates to MSRVIVVGAGSAGRSVARLLNHAGYDVVINDVRDWEDFTTEEREYLEILEREGVEVVLGGHYRDLFESADAAFVSPAIPEDAEGRKLAELVPEKITVEDVAGLLRDLFPVPAIGITGTNGKTTTTWAVAHLLEASGYEVWRCSSLDRHLVIEAIVEGVVTGEIEDYDVAVVELPHGTIRLAAGIELDVGVLTNVSPEHLDEFGGSFERYVRRKLTITEMSEVLVACYDCEELRKRLNDAVWYSVRDPNADYYGSRENGRLVVRGPDVSVEADFHLIGYYVENCTGAVAACLEFGVDPECLVDGLATFEGVPGRMELLGELSGRVAYIDAAHNPDGLKASLPSFRELADERDRRLLVSVDNPDTVTERDKFEFGRIVGKYADFMAASGYNETLERLDRSAAEEVVKGAESAGCEGVAVDSVREAAEEVATRSEEGDVLLHVGPGVVNAYDRVKRAFLRGLTSVLGGPSDEA, encoded by the coding sequence TTGAGCCGGGTTATAGTTGTCGGAGCCGGCAGTGCTGGACGGTCGGTGGCGCGGCTGCTGAACCACGCGGGGTACGACGTCGTAATCAACGATGTCCGCGATTGGGAAGACTTCACTACGGAGGAGCGCGAGTATCTTGAGATTCTAGAGCGCGAGGGCGTCGAAGTGGTTCTCGGGGGACACTATCGAGATCTCTTCGAGTCGGCCGATGCGGCTTTCGTATCTCCTGCGATACCCGAAGATGCCGAAGGTAGGAAGCTCGCGGAGCTGGTTCCTGAGAAGATCACCGTCGAAGATGTTGCCGGACTGTTGAGGGACCTGTTCCCCGTGCCCGCTATCGGGATCACCGGGACGAACGGGAAGACCACCACGACATGGGCGGTGGCACATCTCCTGGAAGCCTCCGGGTACGAGGTTTGGCGGTGCTCGTCTCTCGATAGACACCTCGTCATCGAGGCGATAGTGGAGGGCGTGGTAACGGGCGAGATCGAGGATTACGATGTGGCCGTCGTGGAGCTCCCGCATGGAACGATCAGACTGGCTGCCGGCATCGAGCTGGACGTCGGCGTGTTGACGAACGTCTCACCGGAGCACCTGGACGAGTTCGGAGGTTCCTTCGAGAGGTACGTCCGTCGAAAGCTCACGATAACCGAGATGAGCGAAGTACTGGTGGCCTGCTACGACTGCGAGGAGCTGCGGAAGCGCCTGAACGACGCAGTCTGGTACTCCGTGCGGGATCCCAACGCCGATTATTACGGGAGTAGGGAGAACGGACGCCTTGTGGTAAGAGGTCCTGATGTCTCGGTGGAGGCCGACTTCCACCTGATCGGTTACTACGTCGAGAACTGCACTGGGGCCGTCGCCGCCTGCCTAGAGTTCGGTGTCGATCCTGAGTGCCTCGTCGATGGTCTCGCCACGTTCGAGGGTGTTCCCGGACGCATGGAACTGCTTGGAGAACTCTCGGGCCGTGTCGCCTATATCGACGCGGCGCACAACCCAGACGGTCTGAAGGCGTCGCTTCCATCGTTCCGGGAGCTCGCGGACGAACGGGACAGAAGACTGCTCGTCAGCGTAGATAACCCAGACACTGTGACTGAGCGCGATAAGTTCGAATTCGGGCGGATAGTGGGGAAATACGCGGACTTTATGGCGGCCAGCGGGTACAACGAGACCCTGGAACGGCTCGACCGGTCGGCCGCCGAGGAGGTAGTGAAGGGTGCCGAGTCGGCAGGTTGCGAGGGGGTGGCTGTGGACTCGGTCCGAGAGGCCGCTGAGGAGGTGGCCACACGGTCCGAGGAGGGAGATGTACTGCTCCACGTAGGACCAGGAGTGGTGAACGCGTACGACCGGGTCAAGCGCGCCTTCCTGCGTGGTCTGACTTCGGTGCTGGGGGGACCTTCGGATGAAGCATGA
- a CDS encoding hydantoinase B/oxoprolinase family protein, translating into MKHEIIRQALIYACEEMGALLRRSAFSPNIREREDFSCAIYDADGELIAQAEHIPVHLGSMRWAVRAVLDEFKPSEMEPGDAFLLNDPYSGGTHLPDLTIVAPAFHDELMAFAVVRAHHADVGGKVPGSMPHDAEDVYSEGLRIPPIKVAEDGEIRDDVLRLLEANSRGGEERRYDLTAQIAAAFRGCRQVRRIIDEHGCEAWERACEWCKDYAERRMRVAIERVPDGEYTGEDYLEGDGISEDPVRISVTVLVEGDEVTVDFTGTDEQTRGPVNAPLPVTYSAVFFALKAALDPETPVSEGTYRPIEVIAPRGTVVNPEPPAPVCAGNVETSQRIVDAILDALREAISNLPAHSHGSMNNVAIGGAGFAYYETVGGGAGASPDGDGESAVHVYMTNTASTPVEHVEREYPIRILEHTVRRGSGGEGKYRGGDGIVKRYLALERCRVTVIGDRTMHPPRGVDGGKPGKTSEYEVERSNGKVERLGPKDSTVLEPGDMLVVRTAGGGGYGSGE; encoded by the coding sequence ATGAAGCATGAGATCATACGGCAAGCTCTCATATACGCCTGCGAGGAGATGGGGGCCCTGCTCCGTCGTAGCGCCTTCTCCCCGAACATTCGCGAGCGGGAGGACTTCTCCTGCGCGATCTACGATGCGGACGGTGAGCTAATAGCCCAAGCGGAACACATTCCGGTGCATCTCGGATCGATGAGGTGGGCCGTACGAGCCGTCTTAGATGAATTCAAGCCCTCAGAGATGGAACCGGGAGACGCCTTCTTGCTCAACGACCCGTACTCCGGAGGTACCCATCTTCCCGACCTCACCATCGTAGCTCCCGCGTTCCACGACGAGCTCATGGCGTTCGCCGTGGTTCGTGCGCACCACGCCGACGTAGGTGGGAAGGTCCCAGGGAGCATGCCTCACGACGCCGAGGACGTATACTCGGAAGGGCTCCGAATCCCCCCGATCAAGGTCGCAGAGGACGGTGAGATCCGAGATGACGTGCTACGTCTCCTCGAGGCGAACTCCCGTGGCGGTGAGGAGCGACGATACGATCTCACCGCTCAGATCGCCGCGGCGTTTCGGGGATGTCGTCAGGTAAGGAGGATCATCGACGAGCACGGATGTGAGGCTTGGGAGAGGGCTTGCGAGTGGTGTAAGGACTACGCCGAGCGTCGAATGCGCGTCGCCATCGAGCGGGTTCCCGACGGAGAGTACACCGGGGAAGATTACCTGGAGGGTGATGGAATCTCGGAGGACCCTGTGCGTATATCCGTGACCGTGCTTGTGGAAGGGGATGAGGTGACCGTCGACTTCACTGGGACTGACGAGCAGACCCGGGGTCCCGTGAACGCGCCTCTGCCTGTCACGTACTCCGCGGTCTTTTTCGCTCTCAAGGCGGCTTTAGACCCGGAGACACCCGTTTCAGAGGGTACGTATAGACCGATCGAGGTGATAGCACCGCGCGGGACGGTAGTTAATCCCGAGCCACCGGCTCCGGTATGTGCGGGCAACGTTGAGACTTCTCAGCGAATAGTGGATGCCATCTTGGACGCACTACGCGAAGCAATCTCGAACTTACCGGCCCACTCGCACGGTTCCATGAACAACGTAGCTATCGGTGGGGCAGGGTTCGCGTACTACGAGACGGTGGGCGGTGGAGCCGGCGCGTCCCCGGACGGTGACGGGGAGAGCGCCGTGCACGTGTACATGACTAACACCGCGAGCACTCCGGTCGAGCACGTGGAGCGCGAGTACCCGATTCGGATCCTCGAGCACACGGTCCGGCGTGGGAGTGGAGGCGAAGGTAAGTACCGCGGTGGTGACGGTATCGTCAAGCGATACCTCGCCTTGGAGCGCTGTCGCGTGACCGTGATAGGTGACCGGACCATGCACCCGCCGCGCGGCGTCGACGGTGGGAAGCCGGGGAAGACCTCTGAGTACGAGGTCGAGCGATCGAACGGGAAGGTGGAGAGGCTCGGCCCGAAAGATTCGACCGTGCTCGAGCCCGGTGACATGTTGGTCGTGCGCACAGCTGGCGGTGGAGGTTACGGGAGCGGGGAGTGA
- a CDS encoding MazG nucleotide pyrophosphohydrolase domain-containing protein, protein MEISEFQRLMDELYGEKDRRRGPERTLLWLVEEVGELAEAVRKNDRRAVREELADVVAWTFSLANVLGIDVEEILKEKYPGRCPKCGETPCRCSE, encoded by the coding sequence ATGGAGATCTCGGAGTTTCAGCGTCTGATGGACGAGCTGTACGGGGAGAAGGATCGGAGGCGCGGTCCCGAGCGGACGTTGCTCTGGCTCGTGGAGGAGGTCGGTGAGCTGGCGGAGGCCGTGCGCAAGAACGATCGACGGGCGGTGCGTGAGGAGTTGGCGGACGTGGTGGCGTGGACGTTCTCGCTGGCCAACGTTCTCGGGATTGACGTGGAGGAGATATTGAAGGAGAAGTACCCCGGTCGGTGTCCCAAGTGCGGTGAGACACCGTGTCGTTGCAGCGAGTGA